The proteins below are encoded in one region of Deinococcota bacterium:
- a CDS encoding DUF427 domain-containing protein, which yields MRLSPAKPIFRTDTLELLPSPKRVCAVFGGKTVADSRRAAMLFEKGHLPLYYFPKDDVDMALLTPTEHRSHCPRKGDASYWTLTVNGKRAENAAWAYPEPLAGAAGLADYLTFYWDKLDAWFEEDERLYAHPRDPYHRVDTRRSSRHVRVVHAGEVIAETRRPTLLFETDLPTRYYLPEADVNWARLEPSQTTASCPYKGEASYYGVRVGDALAKDLVWTYRQPLAEALEVRGMLCFYHEKLDEVSIDGEQLG from the coding sequence ATGCGACTTTCACCCGCGAAGCCAATCTTTAGGACGGACACCCTCGAGCTGCTGCCCAGCCCCAAGCGCGTCTGCGCGGTCTTTGGCGGCAAGACCGTAGCCGACAGCCGGCGCGCCGCCATGCTCTTCGAGAAGGGCCACCTGCCCCTCTACTACTTTCCCAAGGACGACGTGGACATGGCGCTCCTGACGCCGACCGAGCACCGCAGCCACTGCCCGCGCAAGGGCGACGCCTCGTACTGGACGCTTACCGTGAACGGCAAGCGCGCCGAGAACGCCGCCTGGGCCTATCCCGAACCCCTGGCGGGCGCCGCGGGGCTGGCGGACTACCTAACCTTCTACTGGGACAAGCTGGACGCCTGGTTCGAAGAGGACGAGCGCCTCTACGCCCACCCGCGCGACCCCTACCACCGGGTGGACACGAGGCGCAGCTCGCGCCACGTCAGGGTCGTGCACGCGGGCGAGGTCATCGCCGAGACGCGGCGCCCGACGCTGCTCTTCGAGACCGACCTGCCCACGCGCTACTACCTCCCCGAGGCGGACGTGAACTGGGCGCGGCTCGAGCCCTCCCAAACCACCGCCTCATGTCCCTACAAGGGCGAGGCGAGCTATTACGGCGTCAGGGTAGGCGACGCGCTCGCCAAGGACCTCGTCTGGACTTACCGGCAGCCCTTGGCTGAGGCCCTCGAGGTGAGGGGGATGCTCTGCTTCTACCACGAGAAGCTCGACGAGGTCTCCATAGACGGCGAGCAGCTAGGCTAG
- the trmFO gene encoding methylenetetrahydrofolate--tRNA-(uracil(54)-C(5))-methyltransferase (FADH(2)-oxidizing) TrmFO — protein FGGEAETNAKGLLQAEMLSAGGLVMTAAHAHRVPAGGALAVDREAFGDRVTKTILAHPLVTVRREELTEIPGGIVVLASGPLTSDALAESIRKTVGMDFLGFYDAASPVISYESIDHGVAYRKGRYEQGADYLNLPFSKEQYDRWYEALSEARKHVPHDWEGLEFFEGCVPIEELARRGYDTPRFGPMKPVGLKHPETGASFYAVAQLRQEDVRGQMWSLVGFQTGLKWGDQKEMIRTIPGLGNAEVIRYGVMHRNTYLNAPKLLSPELDLREEPRLFVAGVLAGTEGYLESSATGWLAGKNAARRALGLDPVLPPETSMLGGLSRFVATANPEGFQPMNANWGLVPTLPKERGVGRAERRARTYRRGLEDFKHWLEGVRDGEAALAV, from the coding sequence CCTTTGGCGGCGAGGCGGAGACCAACGCCAAAGGGCTCCTTCAGGCGGAGATGCTCTCGGCGGGCGGCCTGGTGATGACCGCGGCGCACGCGCACCGCGTGCCCGCGGGCGGAGCCCTGGCGGTGGACCGCGAGGCCTTTGGCGACAGGGTGACGAAGACGATTCTGGCGCACCCGCTCGTCACCGTGCGCCGCGAGGAGCTGACCGAGATTCCTGGCGGCATCGTCGTCCTCGCCTCGGGGCCGCTCACCTCGGACGCGCTCGCCGAAAGCATTCGCAAGACCGTGGGCATGGATTTTCTCGGCTTCTACGACGCGGCCTCACCGGTCATCAGTTATGAGTCCATCGACCACGGCGTCGCCTACCGCAAGGGCCGCTACGAGCAGGGCGCCGACTACCTCAACCTGCCCTTTTCCAAGGAGCAGTACGACCGCTGGTACGAGGCCCTGAGCGAAGCGCGCAAGCACGTCCCACACGACTGGGAAGGGCTCGAGTTCTTCGAGGGCTGCGTGCCCATCGAGGAGCTGGCCCGGCGTGGCTACGACACCCCCCGCTTTGGCCCCATGAAGCCCGTCGGCCTCAAGCATCCCGAGACCGGCGCGTCCTTCTACGCCGTGGCGCAGCTGCGCCAGGAGGACGTGCGCGGTCAGATGTGGAGCCTGGTGGGCTTTCAGACCGGGCTCAAGTGGGGCGACCAGAAGGAGATGATCCGGACCATTCCCGGTTTGGGGAACGCCGAGGTTATTCGCTATGGGGTGATGCACCGCAACACCTATCTGAACGCGCCCAAGCTCTTAAGCCCCGAGCTTGACCTGCGCGAAGAGCCGCGCCTCTTCGTGGCGGGCGTCTTGGCCGGGACCGAGGGCTACCTCGAGTCCTCGGCCACGGGTTGGCTGGCGGGCAAGAACGCGGCGCGCCGGGCGCTCGGCCTGGACCCCGTCCTGCCGCCGGAAACCTCGATGCTGGGCGGTCTCAGCCGCTTTGTCGCCACCGCCAACCCCGAGGGCTTCCAGCCCATGAACGCCAACTGGGGCCTGGTGCCGACGCTGCCCAAGGAACGCGGCGTGGGCCGGGCGGAGCGCCGCGCCAGGACGTACAGGCGCGGGCTCGAGGACTTCAAGCACTGGCTCGAGGGGGTCCGCGACGGCGAAGCGGCGCTCGCGGTATAG